From the genome of Nasonia vitripennis strain AsymCx chromosome 1, Nvit_psr_1.1, whole genome shotgun sequence, one region includes:
- the LOC100116712 gene encoding actin-binding Rho-activating protein isoform X1: MSSLMLESLGDKVAMFDQHANKHISSQNKNPFTSGLNLPKPTFSKEEYGRPAAGSLSDIRGRKASAHILKEILELCDVIYQNGTPCRDQPEILGISFGDLFNIYVHINDKLVGLLLRARKQKLIDFEGECLFQRRDDHVPIFLVKPIDEIRRDFRQRLDEMAKEMPKSAS; the protein is encoded by the exons ATGTCGTCTCTCATGCTT GAATCGCTGGGTGACAAAGTGGCCATGTTCGATCAACATGCCAATAAGCACATCAGCAGCCAGAACAAAAACCCGTTCACCTCGGGGCTGAACCTGCCGAAGCCCACCTTCTCGAAGGAGGAGTATGGACG ACCGGCTGCTGGCTCGCTTTCGGACATCCGGGGTCGCAAGGCTTCCGCCCACATCCTCAAGGAGATCCTCGAGCTCTGCGACGTGATCTATCAGAATGGCACACCTTGCCGCGATCAGCCGGAAATCCTCGGCATCAGCTTCGGCGACCTCTTCAACATCTACGTGCACATCAATGACAAGCTCGTTGGGCTGCTGTTACGAGCGCGCAAGCAGAAGCTCATTGACTTCGAGGGCGAGTGCCTCTTCCAG aGGAGGGACGATCACGTACCGATTTTCCTCGTCAAGCCCATCGACGAGATCAGACGAGACTTCCGCCAGAGGCTTGACGAGATGGCCAAGGAGATGCCCAAGTCCGCGAGCTAA
- the LOC100116712 gene encoding actin-binding Rho-activating protein isoform X2, whose translation MFDQHANKHISSQNKNPFTSGLNLPKPTFSKEEYGRPAAGSLSDIRGRKASAHILKEILELCDVIYQNGTPCRDQPEILGISFGDLFNIYVHINDKLVGLLLRARKQKLIDFEGECLFQRRDDHVPIFLVKPIDEIRRDFRQRLDEMAKEMPKSAS comes from the exons ATGTTCGATCAACATGCCAATAAGCACATCAGCAGCCAGAACAAAAACCCGTTCACCTCGGGGCTGAACCTGCCGAAGCCCACCTTCTCGAAGGAGGAGTATGGACG ACCGGCTGCTGGCTCGCTTTCGGACATCCGGGGTCGCAAGGCTTCCGCCCACATCCTCAAGGAGATCCTCGAGCTCTGCGACGTGATCTATCAGAATGGCACACCTTGCCGCGATCAGCCGGAAATCCTCGGCATCAGCTTCGGCGACCTCTTCAACATCTACGTGCACATCAATGACAAGCTCGTTGGGCTGCTGTTACGAGCGCGCAAGCAGAAGCTCATTGACTTCGAGGGCGAGTGCCTCTTCCAG aGGAGGGACGATCACGTACCGATTTTCCTCGTCAAGCCCATCGACGAGATCAGACGAGACTTCCGCCAGAGGCTTGACGAGATGGCCAAGGAGATGCCCAAGTCCGCGAGCTAA